From Salinirubellus salinus, the proteins below share one genomic window:
- a CDS encoding DUF1269 domain-containing protein translates to MDGAESMRERMYDFQRRELITLEDAAVVVRKPNGHTKVKQAHSLVGSGALGGAFWGTLIGLLFMAPWLGLVTGAAAGALAGKLGDIGIDDSFIEQVSETVQPGESALFLLSRDAQLERIREELSDVEFEIIETNLSPDDETQLRETFAAEEVAG, encoded by the coding sequence ATGGACGGTGCGGAGTCGATGCGCGAACGGATGTACGACTTCCAGCGGCGAGAGCTGATCACACTCGAGGACGCGGCGGTCGTCGTCCGCAAACCGAACGGGCACACGAAGGTCAAGCAGGCCCACAGCCTCGTGGGGTCCGGTGCCCTCGGCGGGGCGTTCTGGGGGACGCTCATCGGCCTGCTGTTCATGGCGCCGTGGCTGGGACTCGTCACTGGCGCGGCGGCCGGTGCGCTCGCCGGGAAACTGGGCGACATCGGTATCGACGACTCGTTCATCGAGCAGGTCAGCGAGACCGTCCAGCCAGGGGAGTCGGCGCTGTTCCTGCTGAGCCGCGACGCACAGCTCGAGCGCATCCGGGAGGAACTCTCGGACGTGGAGTTCGAGATAATCGAGACGAACCTCTCGCCGGACGACGAGACGCAACTGCGCGAGACGTTCGCGGCCGAGGAAGTGGCCGGCTGA
- a CDS encoding TIGR00341 family protein, with amino-acid sequence MRLIQVLIPEGTRETVLEALDEEGIDYAVFDEVGRGDFEAMVQFPVPPSGVETVMDRLTDAGVREDAYTVVLPTETVVSQRLSALVERFPGLRISREELYARAQDLAPANSTFFAFILLSTIIATTGLLLDSAATIIGAMVVAPLMGPAISASVGTILDDVNMTRRGVLLQVTGLLAAILTGAVMGWLLQQTILIPPELDIRTIPQVAERTSPNFLSLFLALGSGIAGSLSIMRGSGSTLVGVAIAVALIPPAATSGLGIAFGLWGVALAAAVLVLVNLLAINLSALLLFWVAGFKPLEAGKFEGVRASVFSRVVVIAIGIAVLSIALGAVTWTTFQTQSLERQVQVDMEQRFAEADIEGVELVSVTVDYEPADMLVGEQPQVNVLVGIPRDLDAPPDLAQRWDDELTETLGRDVVVRVGFVEAQVSESEPRDPPLGWPNLAGGDRAHVHPTAA; translated from the coding sequence ATGCGACTGATACAGGTCCTCATCCCGGAGGGGACGCGCGAGACGGTCCTCGAGGCACTCGACGAGGAGGGTATCGACTACGCCGTGTTCGACGAGGTCGGTCGCGGTGACTTCGAGGCCATGGTCCAGTTCCCGGTTCCACCCAGCGGGGTCGAGACGGTGATGGACCGACTGACCGACGCGGGGGTCCGGGAGGACGCCTACACCGTCGTGTTGCCGACGGAGACGGTGGTCTCCCAGCGGCTCTCCGCTCTGGTCGAACGGTTCCCAGGACTCCGTATCTCCCGGGAGGAGCTGTACGCTCGGGCGCAGGACCTCGCGCCGGCGAACTCGACGTTCTTCGCGTTCATCCTCCTGAGCACGATCATCGCGACGACTGGGCTGTTGCTGGACTCGGCGGCGACCATCATCGGCGCGATGGTCGTGGCCCCGCTGATGGGGCCGGCCATCTCGGCCAGCGTCGGGACCATCCTCGACGACGTGAACATGACCCGACGGGGCGTCCTCCTCCAGGTGACCGGTCTCCTCGCCGCCATCCTCACCGGGGCCGTCATGGGCTGGCTCCTCCAGCAGACCATCCTCATCCCGCCCGAACTCGACATCCGGACCATCCCGCAGGTCGCCGAGCGGACGAGTCCGAACTTCCTGTCGCTGTTCCTCGCGCTCGGGTCCGGCATCGCCGGCAGCCTGAGCATCATGCGGGGCTCCGGGTCGACGCTGGTCGGCGTGGCCATCGCGGTGGCCCTCATCCCCCCGGCGGCGACCTCCGGCCTCGGCATCGCGTTCGGACTGTGGGGTGTCGCTCTCGCGGCTGCCGTCCTCGTCCTCGTGAACCTGCTCGCCATCAACCTCTCCGCGCTCCTCCTCTTCTGGGTCGCGGGGTTCAAGCCGCTCGAAGCGGGCAAGTTCGAGGGTGTCAGGGCCTCGGTGTTCTCTCGCGTCGTCGTCATCGCCATCGGCATCGCCGTGCTCTCCATCGCCCTCGGAGCGGTCACGTGGACGACCTTCCAGACGCAGTCACTCGAGCGGCAGGTGCAGGTCGACATGGAACAGCGGTTCGCGGAGGCGGACATCGAGGGGGTCGAACTCGTCTCGGTGACGGTCGACTACGAGCCAGCCGACATGCTCGTCGGGGAGCAACCGCAGGTGAACGTGCTCGTCGGCATCCCGAGGGACCTCGATGCCCCACCCGACCTCGCGCAGCGGTGGGACGACGAACTGACCGAGACGCTGGGGCGGGACGTCGTCGTCAGGGTGGGGTTCGTCGAGGCACAGGTCTCGGAGAGCGAACCCCGGGACCCGCCGCTCGGATGGCCGAACCTCGCTGGTGGGGACCGGGCCCACGTCCACCCGACGGCCGCGTGA
- a CDS encoding DUF7490 domain-containing protein, whose protein sequence is MRPERYLAGGAAVVVAVAVLLAGLVPGIVATPEEDVRPSRVGVVETTVAAGEMGGSTATLQVDSRLYHRGGPAENLTVHYRAVDLDTGLVATTEVVDVGTVEDEREVSVPANVTVERQGGYRLTTIVYEDGRRVMEESTEVRGVGTLRPDYATADIQFESFDGAAAEFPAVEYRIASVDETRNRTTLNVSAYLTNEGDDLEGDVRLVVQARQVDSNIVADRATTQVAEIRPGRTATPSVSLTVPSRYNYYLDATLWRDGVVVGTARAPASLDPTETVPTNTTTRDSGLRVGDFDDDGSRPTERPRRTATASGGQPGFGPLLALVALGGGLLLTRRWSA, encoded by the coding sequence ATGCGTCCCGAGCGTTACCTCGCGGGGGGCGCGGCCGTCGTCGTGGCGGTCGCCGTCCTCCTCGCGGGACTGGTCCCCGGTATCGTCGCGACGCCCGAGGAGGACGTCCGGCCCTCCAGAGTGGGTGTCGTGGAGACGACGGTCGCGGCCGGCGAGATGGGCGGGTCGACGGCCACCCTCCAGGTCGACTCCCGCCTCTACCACCGCGGCGGCCCGGCCGAGAACCTCACCGTCCACTACCGGGCGGTCGACCTCGACACCGGCCTCGTCGCCACGACAGAGGTGGTCGACGTGGGCACCGTCGAGGACGAGCGGGAGGTGTCAGTCCCGGCGAACGTCACCGTCGAGCGACAAGGTGGCTACCGCCTCACCACCATCGTCTACGAGGACGGCCGCCGCGTGATGGAGGAGTCGACGGAGGTGCGTGGCGTCGGCACCCTCCGGCCCGACTACGCCACGGCCGACATCCAGTTCGAGTCGTTCGACGGCGCTGCCGCCGAGTTCCCCGCGGTGGAGTACCGCATCGCGAGTGTCGACGAGACCCGCAACCGGACGACGCTGAACGTCTCCGCGTACCTCACGAACGAGGGCGACGACCTCGAGGGTGACGTCCGACTGGTCGTGCAGGCGCGGCAGGTCGACTCGAACATCGTCGCCGACCGAGCGACGACGCAGGTGGCCGAGATCAGGCCCGGTCGGACAGCCACCCCGAGCGTCTCGCTGACGGTCCCCAGCCGCTACAACTACTACCTCGACGCGACGCTCTGGCGCGACGGGGTCGTGGTCGGCACCGCCCGTGCCCCGGCGAGTCTGGACCCCACCGAGACGGTGCCGACGAACACGACGACACGCGACTCGGGGCTCCGGGTCGGTGACTTCGACGACGACGGCTCCCGGCCAACGGAGCGACCTCGGCGGACCGCCACCGCGAGCGGTGGGCAGCCCGGCTTCGGACCGCTGCTCGCGCTGGTGGCGCTCGGCGGTGGGCTCCTGCTGACCCGGAGGTGGTCGGCGTGA
- a CDS encoding DUF2797 domain-containing protein gives MQVVGYEPSPDAAVVLADGGRLERVGLAPGTTLAYTLGERHCAGTVQGEHHVACERSTAPYCSVHERPHYDPATSDEEHAVYLAAFAPHLFKVGITKTRRLETRLREQGADRGAHVYTVTDGEVALQVEDDVYADPRLTQWVQVSQKVPGLHRTVDERAWTALLDDFTVHESFGFDYGLSLTDQPVPETLLTGTVSGVQGRVLVLERAGTVYAVDLRDLLGYELTDGEEDRELQSSLGAWG, from the coding sequence GTGCAGGTCGTCGGCTACGAACCGTCGCCCGATGCGGCCGTCGTCCTGGCCGACGGGGGGCGACTCGAACGGGTCGGGCTCGCCCCGGGGACGACGCTCGCGTACACGCTGGGCGAGCGCCACTGCGCGGGGACGGTCCAGGGCGAGCACCACGTCGCCTGCGAGCGGTCGACGGCGCCCTACTGTTCGGTCCACGAGCGCCCGCACTACGACCCGGCGACCTCCGACGAGGAACACGCCGTCTACCTCGCCGCGTTCGCGCCCCACCTGTTCAAGGTGGGTATCACGAAGACCCGACGGCTGGAGACCCGTCTCCGCGAGCAGGGGGCCGACCGGGGTGCGCACGTCTACACCGTCACGGACGGCGAGGTGGCCCTGCAGGTGGAGGACGACGTCTACGCGGACCCACGACTGACCCAGTGGGTGCAGGTGAGTCAGAAGGTGCCGGGCCTCCACCGAACCGTCGACGAACGTGCGTGGACGGCGCTCCTCGACGACTTCACCGTCCACGAGTCGTTCGGGTTCGACTACGGGCTCTCGCTGACCGACCAGCCCGTGCCAGAGACGCTCCTCACCGGGACCGTCAGCGGCGTGCAGGGTCGCGTGCTCGTCCTCGAGCGGGCCGGCACCGTCTACGCGGTCGACCTGCGTGACCTCCTCGGCTACGAACTCACCGACGGGGAGGAGGACCGGGAGTTGCAGTCGAGTCTCGGGGCGTGGGGCTGA
- a CDS encoding glycosyltransferase gives MSLPTVAAFTDTYLPTVNGVTYTVRTWRERWAERGGRMDVVYPASPAYDPAPGEYPVRGFDFPFYDGFRVGIPGVPDPAKDADLVHAHTPFLMGLTGRYLSWREDTPLVASYHTPTAEYVDYLTSSRVASSLERTALAYETWYMNRVDAVVVPSAPAREHLRESGVDAPVQVVPNGVDVEFFRPVETNGFRERHGLPDGPLVGYTGRHGFEKDLGAILEAVDGIDATVVFGGDGPARDTLEERAADVDADVRFLGFLDREELPAFYSALSAFAFPSPVETQGLVALEANACGTPVVGVDSGALSDTVDDGETGYHFQPGDTRGFRDGIERVLRDGEGLRERCLDRREEMSVEHAVDRLAEVYDDVL, from the coding sequence ATGAGCCTCCCGACCGTCGCCGCGTTCACCGACACCTACCTCCCGACGGTCAACGGCGTCACCTACACGGTGCGCACGTGGCGCGAGCGCTGGGCCGAGCGTGGCGGTCGGATGGACGTGGTCTACCCGGCGTCCCCCGCGTACGACCCGGCTCCCGGCGAGTACCCGGTGCGCGGGTTCGACTTCCCGTTCTACGACGGCTTCCGCGTCGGGATTCCAGGCGTGCCCGACCCCGCGAAAGACGCCGACCTCGTCCACGCCCACACGCCGTTCCTGATGGGTCTCACCGGACGCTACCTCTCGTGGCGCGAGGACACGCCCCTCGTGGCGTCGTACCACACGCCGACCGCCGAGTACGTCGACTACCTCACCTCCAGCCGCGTCGCCTCGTCGCTCGAGCGGACCGCGCTCGCCTACGAGACGTGGTACATGAACCGGGTTGACGCCGTGGTCGTCCCCTCGGCCCCCGCCCGCGAGCACCTGCGCGAGTCCGGCGTCGACGCGCCGGTCCAAGTGGTGCCGAACGGCGTCGACGTGGAGTTCTTCCGTCCCGTCGAGACCAACGGCTTCCGCGAGCGTCACGGCCTCCCCGACGGGCCGCTCGTGGGCTACACCGGCCGTCACGGCTTCGAGAAGGACCTCGGGGCCATCCTGGAGGCGGTGGACGGCATCGACGCCACCGTCGTCTTCGGCGGTGACGGCCCCGCCCGCGACACGCTGGAGGAGCGCGCGGCCGACGTGGACGCCGACGTGCGCTTCCTCGGCTTCCTCGACAGGGAGGAGCTCCCGGCGTTCTACTCCGCGCTCTCGGCGTTCGCGTTCCCCAGTCCCGTCGAGACGCAGGGCCTGGTGGCACTGGAGGCGAACGCGTGTGGCACACCGGTCGTCGGCGTCGACAGCGGTGCCCTCTCCGACACCGTCGACGACGGCGAGACGGGCTACCACTTCCAGCCCGGCGACACCCGTGGCTTCCGCGACGGCATCGAGCGCGTGCTCCGGGACGGGGAGGGACTCCGCGAGCGGTGTCTCGACCGACGGGAGGAGATGAGCGTCGAACACGCCGTCGACCGGCTCGCCGAGGTCTACGACGACGTCCTGTAG
- a CDS encoding glycosyltransferase family 4 protein translates to MRVLNYLELADRLERSGIGTATMHQRKALADTEVDLLTSPWNGGTLPDAALRRAVGDPFFEAYDVAHCNVIGPGSVAVARHAKRNDVPLVLHSHVTAEDFGESFRFSSEVAPVLEPYLRWFYSQADLVLCPSEYTKSNLESYPVDAPIRPVSNGVDAGRLEGHEELREAYRDRYDLDGMVVFAVGNVFERKGLTRFCELAQETDHAFAWFGHYDEGPQASPTVRKWTQNPPENVTFTGWVDDIRGGFGAGDVYLFPTKDENQGIAVLEAMACGKAVVLSDLPVFREYYTDGEDCLLCSTHEEYREALERLAADPDLRERLGENARETAAKHSLDRLGEELVTAYEDVVAGDPVA, encoded by the coding sequence ATGCGCGTGCTGAACTACCTCGAACTGGCCGACCGACTGGAACGGTCGGGGATCGGGACGGCGACGATGCACCAGCGCAAGGCGCTCGCCGACACCGAGGTGGACCTGCTGACCTCGCCGTGGAACGGCGGGACCCTCCCGGATGCGGCGCTCCGACGGGCCGTCGGGGACCCGTTCTTCGAGGCCTACGACGTGGCTCACTGCAACGTCATCGGGCCGGGGTCGGTGGCCGTCGCCCGGCACGCGAAGCGCAACGACGTACCGCTCGTCCTCCACAGCCACGTCACGGCCGAGGACTTCGGCGAGTCGTTCCGGTTCTCCTCCGAGGTGGCACCCGTGCTCGAACCGTACCTGCGGTGGTTCTACTCGCAGGCCGACCTCGTGCTGTGCCCCTCCGAGTACACGAAGTCGAACCTCGAGTCCTACCCGGTCGACGCGCCCATCCGTCCCGTCTCGAACGGGGTCGACGCCGGACGGCTCGAGGGCCACGAAGAACTCCGCGAGGCGTACCGCGACCGCTACGACCTCGACGGGATGGTCGTCTTCGCCGTCGGCAACGTCTTCGAACGCAAGGGACTGACGCGCTTCTGCGAACTCGCCCAGGAGACCGACCACGCGTTCGCGTGGTTCGGCCACTACGACGAGGGACCGCAGGCCTCGCCGACGGTCCGAAAGTGGACCCAGAACCCCCCCGAGAACGTGACGTTCACGGGGTGGGTCGACGACATCCGCGGCGGGTTCGGGGCGGGCGACGTCTACCTGTTCCCGACGAAGGACGAGAATCAGGGTATCGCCGTGCTGGAGGCGATGGCCTGCGGGAAGGCCGTCGTCCTCTCGGACCTCCCCGTCTTCCGCGAGTACTACACCGACGGCGAGGACTGCCTGCTGTGTTCGACCCACGAGGAGTACCGCGAGGCACTCGAACGACTCGCCGCGGACCCCGACCTCCGCGAGCGACTCGGTGAGAACGCGAGGGAGACGGCCGCCAAGCACTCGCTGGACCGGCTGGGCGAGGAGCTCGTGACGGCGTACGAGGACGTCGTGGCGGGCGACCCAGTCGCCTGA
- a CDS encoding tocopherol cyclase family protein, translating to MSDPNAPVLDWPLATGERGREVWYGLVGPRDGSRAFWYRYTLLSTAGGRREGRVWAALTDGENSRFVSRSFPLGVVHRRDDPFALEVGDADTGGELTSSSAWGALPEEGVSWDLEHDPDEYVFTPLRSQTLTALLGALVDAGSHWSRNESVLTSGTVTVGDHTVAFDEAPGHQGHTVGTYPPERWRWVQCNGFEDPALSLEALDLDGTLSVLFRRGDEVYPLNRLVHVLRNNRTLRDDVGHWRFRASGEGVELTATVRADPAHWQPVAYCAPDETLRYNAHCSVSDVTLTYEVADEGPVTVESPAGRAEWVGSEPPISGEYRPAWD from the coding sequence ATGAGTGACCCGAACGCGCCGGTGCTGGACTGGCCGCTGGCGACGGGGGAGCGCGGCCGGGAGGTGTGGTACGGGCTCGTCGGCCCGCGAGACGGCTCGCGGGCGTTCTGGTACCGCTACACGCTGCTCTCGACGGCCGGGGGCCGACGCGAGGGACGCGTGTGGGCCGCCCTGACCGACGGCGAGAACTCGAGGTTCGTCTCCCGCTCGTTCCCCCTCGGCGTCGTCCACCGACGGGACGACCCGTTCGCGCTCGAGGTCGGCGACGCGGACACGGGCGGCGAACTCACGTCCTCGTCCGCGTGGGGGGCACTCCCGGAGGAGGGGGTGTCGTGGGACCTCGAACACGACCCGGACGAGTACGTCTTCACACCGTTGCGGAGCCAGACGCTGACGGCACTGCTCGGGGCACTCGTCGACGCCGGGAGCCACTGGTCGCGGAACGAGTCGGTGCTGACCTCCGGCACCGTCACGGTCGGCGACCACACCGTCGCGTTCGACGAGGCGCCGGGGCACCAGGGCCACACCGTCGGGACCTACCCACCCGAGCGGTGGCGCTGGGTGCAGTGCAACGGGTTCGAGGACCCCGCCCTGTCGCTGGAGGCGCTGGACCTCGACGGGACGCTCTCGGTCCTGTTCCGCCGTGGTGACGAGGTCTACCCGCTCAACCGACTCGTGCACGTGCTGCGGAACAACCGAACCCTGCGCGACGACGTGGGCCACTGGCGGTTCCGCGCGAGCGGTGAGGGCGTCGAGCTGACCGCGACGGTGCGTGCGGACCCGGCGCACTGGCAGCCGGTCGCCTACTGCGCGCCGGACGAGACGTTGCGGTACAACGCCCACTGCTCGGTGTCGGACGTGACGCTGACCTACGAGGTGGCGGACGAGGGGCCCGTGACCGTGGAGTCACCCGCCGGCCGGGCCGAGTGGGTGGGGAGCGAGCCACCCATCTCGGGGGAGTACCGCCCCGCGTGGGACTGA